A portion of the Sphaerochaeta pleomorpha str. Grapes genome contains these proteins:
- a CDS encoding aldehyde dehydrogenase, giving the protein MNEIQLCLAEQRAFFLSGATQDISWRKQQLHTLRKALDENRDKLLNALFLDLGKTEFEGFATELGGIYSEINHLLKNLDSWSKPHRVKTSFLNFPSRSFTFSQPLGVVLVMSPWNYPLLLTLSPLAGAMAAGNCVMVKPSRYSENTSRLLESILGKYFPSNYIATFQGGSETNQELLANRFDHIFFTGSTTVGRIVMQAASRNLTPITLEMGGKSPAIVDETANIKLAAKRIAWGKCINAGQTCVAPDYVLVKREFQCEFIEALKSAMQEMYGTEPLFNKDLPKIINQRHFTRLLELLSQGTLAYGGQIDPESQKIAPSILIDPKMDSTLMQEEIFGPILPVIGFDSFEQATAFVQQREHPLALYLFSNDKARQKWVVRNLIYGGGCINDTVAHLANPDMPFGGVGSSGMGSYHAKESFTTFSHTKSILNKSTWIDTSIRYAPYKGKLSLAQRLMR; this is encoded by the coding sequence ATGAACGAAATCCAATTATGCTTGGCTGAACAGCGAGCTTTTTTCTTGTCAGGTGCGACTCAGGATATATCCTGGAGAAAGCAACAGCTGCATACACTCAGAAAAGCATTAGATGAAAATAGGGACAAGTTGCTTAACGCACTTTTTCTCGATCTCGGTAAAACCGAATTCGAAGGGTTTGCCACTGAGCTGGGAGGAATCTATTCCGAGATCAACCATCTGCTCAAAAACCTGGATTCCTGGAGCAAACCGCACCGGGTCAAAACCTCATTTCTGAATTTCCCTTCTCGCTCCTTCACCTTTTCGCAGCCTTTGGGCGTAGTATTGGTCATGAGCCCCTGGAATTATCCACTGCTACTTACCCTTTCTCCACTTGCTGGTGCAATGGCAGCAGGCAACTGCGTCATGGTAAAACCCTCACGTTACAGCGAGAACACTTCACGCCTGCTAGAATCCATCCTTGGAAAATACTTCCCTTCAAATTATATCGCCACCTTTCAGGGTGGCTCAGAAACCAACCAGGAATTATTGGCAAACCGGTTCGATCATATCTTTTTTACCGGAAGCACCACAGTGGGCAGGATAGTCATGCAGGCGGCATCACGCAATCTCACCCCGATTACCCTGGAGATGGGAGGGAAAAGCCCCGCGATAGTCGATGAGACAGCAAATATTAAACTTGCCGCAAAGCGAATCGCCTGGGGTAAATGTATCAATGCAGGACAAACCTGTGTTGCCCCCGACTATGTACTGGTAAAAAGGGAATTCCAATGTGAATTCATTGAAGCTTTGAAATCGGCAATGCAGGAAATGTATGGGACGGAACCGCTCTTCAACAAAGACCTGCCAAAAATCATAAACCAGAGGCACTTCACCAGACTTCTCGAGCTTTTGAGCCAAGGCACCCTGGCCTATGGCGGCCAGATTGACCCTGAATCGCAGAAGATTGCCCCAAGCATCCTCATAGACCCAAAAATGGACTCTACTTTGATGCAGGAGGAAATCTTTGGCCCAATCCTCCCGGTTATCGGCTTCGATTCCTTCGAGCAAGCCACAGCCTTTGTACAACAGAGGGAACACCCCCTTGCCCTCTACCTGTTCAGCAACGATAAGGCCAGGCAGAAGTGGGTGGTGCGCAACCTCATCTATGGGGGCGGCTGTATAAACGATACCGTGGCTCACCTTGCAAATCCGGATATGCCTTTCGGAGGTGTTGGATCGAGCGGGATGGGAAGCTACCATGCAAAGGAAAGCTTTACGACTTTCAGCCACACAAAGAGCATACTTAACAAGAGTACTTGGATCGATACCAGTATCAGGTATGCCCCCTACAAAGGAAAACTGTCACTTGCCCAACGATTGATGCGCTAA
- a CDS encoding heavy metal translocating P-type ATPase, which translates to MPITKTWTIDNLDCAACGAKVEDRIAKETGVQEAHLNFMAKKLTVTSKTEQDDLFWQGIEQTARSQQQDIILRPVQIASTCQNRKWKLKGLDCADCAANIEKAVSRLDSVQSANLDFMQMKLSVETQTTVDEQFWDEVEQVAKNIETGLEMKVIQTNAACPYCGKERCECDSIKGKTNLWFNISLIQIIISLSLFLGGSLFLDGIPSYLLILSSYLVSGYKVLFKAARNILKGKVFDENFLMAIASLGAMAIGQFSESAAVMLFYQVGEYFQDAAVNSSRRSIARAMDLKSEFAHVVKGNETIDVAVEEVPAGSIIRVKNGEKIPLDGIVVSGSSALDTKALTGESTPTFVHPNSLVNSGSFNESSVLDIQVTKVYADSTVKKIMTLVEGASANKAPSEQFITRFARLYTPFVVIVALLLTVIPSLVFGNFSTWLYRSLVFLVISCPCALVISVPLSFFAGIGRSARMGILVKGGNYLQTLSEIDTMVFDKTGTLTKGTFALRSVKVAEGTSWTEKQIRGFASALESNSSHPIARAFDLFAEGQHKVSSVTETPGQGMSGFVDGHQVLAGSSSFLYQKGILAPLGESEDLTHVQIAIDGRYAGTAEIEDETKDLAKGNLDRLRKLGIKHIVMLSGDNEAVALRVGSNLGIDEIHGGLLPQQKVEIFQSLKKKGGKVAFVGDGINDAPVLALSDVGLAMGGLGSDAAIAAADIVILDDDLAKIGTVVAIARKTSRIVKQNITFALVIKAVTLLLGAVGIATMWWAVFADVGVAMLVILNSLRLLAYKAYR; encoded by the coding sequence ATGCCCATCACGAAAACCTGGACCATCGATAATTTAGATTGCGCAGCCTGTGGTGCTAAAGTAGAAGACAGAATCGCAAAAGAAACAGGGGTGCAGGAAGCCCATCTCAATTTTATGGCGAAAAAACTCACAGTAACCTCAAAGACGGAGCAGGACGACCTGTTCTGGCAAGGTATAGAACAAACGGCGCGTTCTCAGCAACAGGATATTATCCTTCGCCCAGTACAGATTGCATCCACTTGCCAGAATCGGAAGTGGAAGCTCAAAGGCCTCGATTGTGCCGACTGTGCAGCAAACATTGAAAAAGCTGTCTCGCGCTTGGATTCCGTACAGAGTGCAAATCTCGACTTCATGCAGATGAAGCTTTCCGTTGAGACGCAAACCACCGTTGATGAACAGTTCTGGGACGAGGTCGAGCAGGTGGCCAAAAACATTGAAACCGGGCTTGAGATGAAAGTGATCCAGACAAATGCAGCCTGCCCCTACTGTGGCAAAGAACGCTGCGAATGCGACTCCATCAAGGGGAAAACAAACCTCTGGTTCAATATAAGCCTAATACAGATCATTATTTCGTTATCCCTATTCCTTGGAGGTTCGCTATTCCTCGATGGCATCCCCTCCTATCTGCTCATCCTATCAAGTTATCTAGTCTCGGGTTATAAGGTTCTCTTCAAGGCTGCACGGAATATCCTCAAAGGAAAAGTCTTTGATGAAAATTTCCTTATGGCTATAGCTTCCCTCGGGGCAATGGCAATCGGGCAATTCTCTGAAAGCGCGGCAGTCATGCTCTTTTACCAGGTAGGGGAATATTTCCAGGATGCAGCGGTAAACAGCAGCCGTCGTTCCATTGCCCGCGCCATGGATCTGAAAAGCGAATTCGCTCATGTCGTCAAGGGTAATGAAACCATTGACGTCGCCGTAGAAGAGGTACCGGCAGGTTCGATAATCCGAGTTAAGAACGGAGAAAAAATACCCTTGGATGGCATAGTGGTATCAGGCTCCTCTGCACTCGACACCAAGGCTCTCACCGGGGAATCCACACCTACGTTTGTACATCCCAATTCCCTGGTAAACAGCGGTTCATTCAATGAATCCTCAGTTTTGGACATCCAGGTAACAAAAGTCTATGCAGACAGTACAGTGAAGAAAATCATGACCCTGGTAGAGGGGGCCTCTGCGAACAAGGCTCCGAGCGAACAGTTTATAACCCGTTTTGCACGGTTGTATACCCCATTTGTTGTCATCGTCGCCCTCTTGCTTACCGTCATTCCTTCCCTGGTTTTTGGCAACTTCTCAACCTGGCTTTACCGGTCGCTTGTCTTTTTGGTAATCAGTTGCCCCTGTGCCTTGGTCATCTCGGTTCCCCTCTCCTTTTTTGCCGGCATAGGAAGAAGCGCCCGGATGGGAATCCTGGTTAAAGGGGGCAACTATCTGCAGACCCTCAGTGAAATCGATACCATGGTGTTTGATAAGACAGGGACCCTGACCAAGGGTACGTTTGCCCTGAGGTCGGTCAAAGTGGCTGAAGGCACGTCCTGGACTGAAAAGCAGATACGAGGCTTTGCCTCTGCCCTTGAGTCAAACAGCTCCCATCCGATTGCCAGAGCCTTTGATCTCTTTGCCGAAGGGCAACACAAGGTATCCTCGGTAACGGAAACCCCGGGGCAAGGCATGAGCGGTTTTGTAGACGGACACCAAGTTTTGGCCGGAAGCAGTTCGTTTTTATATCAGAAAGGTATTCTCGCGCCCTTAGGTGAAAGCGAAGACCTTACCCATGTGCAGATAGCTATAGACGGCAGGTATGCAGGAACTGCAGAAATTGAAGACGAGACGAAAGACCTGGCCAAAGGAAATCTCGACAGGCTCAGGAAACTCGGGATCAAGCATATCGTTATGCTCAGCGGTGACAATGAGGCTGTCGCCTTGCGTGTCGGGTCCAACCTCGGTATAGACGAAATCCATGGGGGTCTGCTTCCCCAGCAGAAAGTGGAAATCTTCCAATCACTGAAAAAAAAGGGTGGTAAAGTAGCCTTCGTAGGGGACGGGATCAACGATGCACCTGTGCTGGCTCTCTCCGATGTAGGGCTTGCCATGGGAGGTCTGGGAAGTGATGCCGCTATTGCGGCAGCCGATATTGTCATCCTCGATGACGACCTTGCAAAGATTGGGACAGTCGTTGCAATTGCAAGGAAAACAAGCAGGATTGTAAAGCAAAACATCACCTTTGCCCTTGTAATCAAAGCAGTTACGCTTTTACTAGGAGCAGTCGGTATCGCTACCATGTGGTGGGCTGTATTCGCTGATGTTGGGGTTGCTATGCTCGTTATCCTCAATTCCTTGAGACTATTAGCCTATAAAGCTTATCGTTGA
- a CDS encoding L-fucose/L-arabinose isomerase family protein gives MENIAQVNVGIVAVSRDCFPIGLSKRRREAVVEAYGQGLYACPVTVESESDVAMALSDLQVHGVNALVVFLGNFGPETPETLLGKYFPGPVMYVAAAEGDGDLYDGRGDAFCGMLNCSYNLRLRSVKAYISDYPIGTAGEVASQIRSFLPVARAYLSLRELKIISFGPRPSDFLACNAPIQGLFDLGVEIEENSELDLLSSFNAHAGDARIDAVVADMANEIGSSPYEGILPRLAQYEVTLLDWAESHRGGRKYVAFANKCWPAFEKEFKFVPCYVNSRLTARGIPVSCEVDIYGALSEYIGLCISEKPVTLLDINNTVPRSMFEKHVQDKTDYLLSDTFMGFHCGNTACSLLSNPHMGYQLIMKRGLEPDLPEPDITRGTMEGDIKAGAVTVYRLQSTAKGKLVAYIAQGEVLDVPTESFGSIGVFAITEMGRFYRHVLIEKQYPHHAAIAFCHCGKDLFSFFRYLGIEDISYNQGKNLPYVGENPFQD, from the coding sequence ATGGAAAATATTGCACAAGTGAATGTTGGTATTGTTGCCGTAAGTAGGGATTGTTTTCCCATCGGGCTTTCAAAAAGGCGGCGGGAAGCTGTGGTTGAGGCCTATGGCCAGGGTCTCTACGCATGTCCGGTAACAGTAGAGTCGGAAAGCGATGTTGCAATGGCCCTGTCTGACTTGCAGGTCCATGGGGTCAATGCCCTGGTGGTGTTTCTGGGGAATTTCGGACCCGAGACGCCAGAGACGTTATTGGGTAAGTATTTTCCCGGTCCTGTGATGTACGTTGCAGCCGCTGAGGGGGATGGTGATCTGTACGATGGCAGGGGGGATGCCTTCTGCGGCATGCTCAACTGTTCCTATAACCTAAGGCTTCGTTCGGTCAAAGCCTATATCAGTGACTATCCGATCGGTACGGCTGGGGAGGTTGCCTCCCAGATTCGTTCGTTCCTTCCTGTCGCCCGCGCCTATCTGTCTCTCAGGGAATTGAAAATCATTTCCTTTGGTCCGAGACCGTCAGATTTCCTTGCCTGCAATGCCCCCATCCAGGGTTTGTTCGATTTGGGCGTTGAAATTGAGGAGAACAGTGAATTGGACCTGCTTTCTTCTTTCAATGCACATGCAGGGGATGCCCGCATTGATGCTGTCGTTGCCGATATGGCAAATGAGATAGGGTCGAGTCCCTATGAGGGAATTCTCCCAAGGCTTGCCCAGTATGAAGTAACTTTGCTCGATTGGGCCGAGAGCCATAGGGGAGGGCGAAAGTATGTTGCGTTTGCAAACAAATGCTGGCCAGCCTTCGAGAAAGAGTTCAAATTTGTCCCCTGTTATGTGAACAGCCGCCTGACTGCAAGGGGTATTCCCGTTTCCTGTGAAGTGGATATCTATGGTGCCTTGAGCGAATATATTGGGCTTTGTATCAGTGAAAAACCAGTTACCTTGCTCGATATCAACAACACGGTTCCCCGTTCGATGTTTGAAAAGCATGTACAGGATAAGACTGACTATCTGCTGAGTGATACCTTCATGGGTTTCCATTGTGGCAATACAGCTTGTTCTTTGCTCAGCAATCCCCATATGGGATACCAGCTGATTATGAAACGGGGACTTGAACCTGATTTACCCGAGCCCGATATTACCCGTGGTACGATGGAAGGTGATATCAAGGCAGGGGCGGTCACCGTATACCGCCTTCAGTCAACTGCCAAAGGAAAACTGGTTGCCTATATTGCCCAGGGCGAAGTGCTCGATGTCCCTACCGAGAGTTTCGGGAGCATTGGGGTTTTTGCTATTACCGAGATGGGCAGGTTCTACCGGCATGTACTTATCGAGAAGCAGTATCCGCATCATGCGGCTATCGCTTTTTGCCATTGCGGGAAGGATCTGTTTTCCTTTTTCCGATATCTCGGGATTGAAGATATCTCCTATAACCAGGGAAAAAACCTGCCATATGTGGGGGAGAATCCCTTCCAGGACTAA
- a CDS encoding chloride channel protein produces MKIPVPVKSGSIFPWIIRSLLLGCTVGPVIALLTKTVEAATFLRMANPKLLFAIPLGAITTAFLYQKVGPYLKDGSNQVMSMINQGIVDIAHPTSIAYQGDYENHSNKISTKMAPLLLLNTFITHLVGASGGKEGVGVQLGASLGSYLDSLENLLFPQNNTQLKTNKKGVWLISGAGSAFAALFNAPIAGTLFGLQFSSPRVNRTDAILPCFLSSCTACFVSQALHIHTLTPIQAESFPTTVRSLACLTVLSIAVGLTSRLFCFLVHLVKQALKAISPNPILQALICGTLLLCASIGIYLATGSVAYNGLSSSLLTEASLGTSSKAAPLLKLLLTTLTIGSGFVGGEVIPIMVIGSTTGSLFAHYLSLPFSAMAMFGAMGMLSGATKLPFACFVLGLELFGYGDPLTLFFVCCVAYIASGKPGIYENQIAPVSIDESWEV; encoded by the coding sequence ATGAAAATTCCTGTTCCTGTAAAATCCGGAAGCATATTCCCTTGGATTATCCGTTCCCTGCTTTTGGGTTGTACCGTGGGGCCTGTCATCGCCCTCCTCACAAAAACGGTGGAGGCTGCTACGTTTTTGCGTATGGCCAACCCAAAGCTCCTTTTTGCCATACCCCTTGGAGCAATCACAACGGCTTTTCTGTATCAGAAGGTTGGCCCCTACCTCAAAGATGGCAGCAACCAGGTCATGTCGATGATCAACCAAGGGATTGTCGATATTGCCCACCCTACAAGCATCGCTTACCAGGGAGACTATGAGAACCATTCGAATAAAATCTCGACGAAGATGGCACCGCTGCTCCTGCTCAATACATTCATTACCCACCTTGTCGGCGCTTCCGGGGGAAAAGAAGGGGTGGGGGTACAACTGGGTGCCTCCCTCGGCAGTTACCTGGATTCGTTGGAAAACCTGCTGTTTCCCCAGAATAACACACAGCTGAAAACCAACAAGAAAGGGGTCTGGCTTATCAGTGGTGCCGGTTCTGCATTCGCAGCCTTGTTCAATGCACCGATCGCAGGAACCCTGTTCGGCCTCCAATTCTCCTCACCAAGGGTAAACCGTACCGATGCAATCTTACCTTGTTTCCTGTCATCCTGTACCGCTTGCTTCGTAAGCCAGGCATTGCATATCCATACTCTGACGCCCATCCAGGCAGAAAGTTTCCCTACCACCGTGAGGTCACTTGCCTGCCTTACCGTTTTATCCATAGCTGTGGGGCTTACCAGCAGGCTATTCTGTTTTTTGGTACACTTGGTCAAACAAGCCTTGAAAGCAATTTCGCCGAACCCAATCCTGCAGGCATTGATCTGTGGCACTCTTTTACTGTGCGCTTCGATAGGTATCTACCTGGCTACAGGCTCGGTTGCCTATAACGGTTTATCCTCCTCCCTGCTAACCGAGGCCTCCCTTGGGACCAGCAGCAAGGCAGCGCCATTACTCAAATTGCTTCTCACAACTCTAACGATCGGCAGCGGCTTTGTCGGCGGAGAAGTAATCCCCATCATGGTCATAGGTTCGACCACCGGTTCTCTCTTCGCCCATTACCTTTCCCTTCCCTTCTCTGCAATGGCTATGTTCGGGGCGATGGGGATGCTCAGCGGCGCAACGAAACTTCCCTTCGCCTGTTTCGTCCTTGGGCTCGAGTTGTTTGGATACGGTGATCCCTTGACCCTGTTTTTTGTGTGCTGTGTTGCGTACATAGCTTCAGGCAAACCTGGAATCTACGAAAACCAGATAGCGCCGGTATCTATCGATGAGTCGTGGGAAGTGTAG
- a CDS encoding chloride channel protein yields the protein MPKTVDNHGSSSYEQVRLTQDNQIKRTMFISLLCVFVGIIAGFGAVGFRYLIDFFYNLFFHGILSFEGKDATAAISRWGKYVILVPAFGIALANFITEKWAPEAKGHGVPEVMAAVALNQGKIRPVVALVKTFASAITIGSGGSVGREGPIVQIGSSFGSTLGQMFKLSSRETIILVGAGAAGGISATFNAPIGGVMFALELILPEYSIMTIMPLVVSSTVATYLAAIFLGTSPAFIIPQYSMVSPYELIFHIFLGLLAGLLSVGFIKAVYRVEDAIDKIKVPSLVKSLVGGTLIGVIGYLSLTFFGAYYIFGVGYEFMDFVLANQATSFFMLLLLIGLKVLANTLTLGSGGSGGIFAPSLFLGAALGGAVGIVVNAAFPGSTGSVAAYAMVGMAAVVSGVTGGVLTSIIMLFEMTRNYEIMLPVMLAAVIAHFIAKLLYSDTMYTKKLTRRGVQIQLDKRISTFKGLSVADILKKGIVSCQPSDTVKDTLSVMYTHELGVLPVIDAEQNVLGTISYKELYKAKAADTDTIGPYVFRHPITIPSKSNLSDALEVMEKGKSDILVVQDGNKNLGIITIKRIVRFTMEKSRLS from the coding sequence ATGCCAAAAACCGTAGATAACCACGGTTCCAGTTCGTATGAACAGGTGCGTTTAACGCAAGACAATCAAATCAAAAGAACAATGTTTATCAGCCTGCTTTGTGTCTTTGTTGGGATCATAGCAGGATTCGGAGCCGTTGGGTTTCGCTATCTAATAGATTTTTTCTACAACTTGTTCTTCCATGGCATCCTTTCCTTTGAAGGGAAGGATGCAACCGCTGCCATTTCAAGGTGGGGGAAATATGTAATTTTGGTACCTGCGTTCGGTATTGCATTGGCTAATTTCATCACGGAGAAATGGGCGCCGGAAGCGAAAGGGCACGGGGTTCCCGAGGTTATGGCAGCCGTTGCCTTGAATCAGGGAAAGATCAGGCCGGTGGTTGCCCTGGTAAAGACTTTTGCCTCAGCTATCACTATAGGTTCAGGAGGTTCGGTAGGCCGTGAAGGTCCTATCGTCCAGATTGGTTCCAGCTTCGGCTCAACGCTGGGGCAGATGTTCAAGTTGTCTTCGCGTGAAACCATCATTTTGGTGGGTGCAGGGGCAGCCGGTGGTATCAGTGCGACCTTCAATGCCCCGATCGGGGGTGTTATGTTTGCCCTCGAGCTTATTCTTCCTGAATACAGCATTATGACCATTATGCCATTGGTAGTCTCTTCGACTGTAGCAACCTATCTTGCGGCAATTTTTCTGGGGACAAGTCCTGCTTTCATAATTCCCCAGTACTCGATGGTTTCCCCTTATGAGCTCATTTTCCATATTTTCCTTGGATTGTTGGCTGGATTGCTTTCTGTAGGATTTATCAAGGCAGTGTATAGGGTCGAAGACGCTATCGATAAAATCAAAGTCCCCTCTTTGGTGAAATCTTTGGTAGGGGGTACTTTGATCGGAGTCATAGGATATCTGTCACTTACCTTTTTTGGTGCGTACTACATCTTTGGGGTAGGGTATGAGTTCATGGATTTTGTCCTTGCCAACCAAGCCACTTCCTTTTTCATGTTGCTCCTGCTGATAGGGTTGAAGGTTTTGGCCAATACTTTGACCCTTGGTTCCGGTGGATCTGGGGGTATCTTTGCCCCCTCGCTGTTCTTGGGGGCAGCCCTTGGTGGGGCTGTCGGGATTGTAGTGAATGCAGCGTTTCCCGGTTCGACCGGGTCGGTAGCCGCGTATGCGATGGTAGGGATGGCCGCTGTGGTCTCCGGTGTTACAGGGGGTGTGCTTACCTCGATTATCATGCTTTTCGAGATGACCAGGAACTATGAGATCATGCTTCCGGTGATGCTTGCCGCGGTTATTGCACATTTTATTGCCAAGCTCTTGTATTCCGATACCATGTATACCAAGAAATTGACCAGACGGGGTGTACAGATCCAGCTTGACAAGAGAATCTCTACGTTCAAGGGTCTCAGTGTTGCAGATATTTTGAAAAAGGGTATTGTTTCCTGCCAGCCAAGCGATACTGTCAAAGATACCCTGTCCGTTATGTACACACATGAACTCGGGGTTCTCCCTGTTATCGACGCAGAACAAAACGTTCTTGGCACGATAAGCTATAAGGAACTCTACAAGGCGAAGGCGGCCGACACGGATACTATCGGTCCTTATGTCTTTAGGCATCCGATCACGATTCCGAGTAAATCGAATCTCTCCGATGCCCTTGAGGTAATGGAGAAGGGTAAGTCTGATATCCTTGTTGTCCAGGATGGAAATAAGAACCTGGGCATCATTACAATCAAGCGTATCGTCAGATTTACCATGGAGAAATCGAGACTCTCCTAG
- the araD gene encoding L-ribulose-5-phosphate 4-epimerase produces MLESLKKTVFEANLALPKYNLVTFTWGNVSGIDREQNLVVIKPSGVSYEQMSYEDMVVVDLVSGRTVEGTLKSSSDTPTHLELYRNFPSIGGIVHTHSRWATIFAQTGKSIPALGTTHGDYFYGTIPCTRMMTDEEIGGDYEKETGTVIVETFHSRDPQQVPAVLVHSHGPFAWGKDPLDAVHNAVVLEEVAMMAWHGMVLCKEGIDPMQPALLDKHYLRKHGKNAYYGQKS; encoded by the coding sequence ATGTTGGAATCCTTGAAAAAAACCGTATTTGAGGCAAACCTTGCATTGCCAAAGTATAACCTTGTGACTTTTACCTGGGGAAATGTATCAGGAATCGACAGGGAGCAAAACCTTGTGGTTATTAAACCCTCCGGGGTTTCCTATGAGCAGATGAGCTATGAGGATATGGTAGTTGTAGATCTTGTTTCAGGGCGTACCGTCGAGGGAACGCTTAAGAGTTCCTCGGATACCCCTACACACTTGGAACTTTACCGTAATTTCCCTTCCATTGGCGGCATCGTGCACACGCATAGCCGCTGGGCGACCATATTTGCCCAGACGGGTAAATCTATCCCTGCCTTGGGGACTACCCATGGCGACTATTTCTATGGGACCATCCCCTGCACCCGTATGATGACCGACGAAGAGATCGGCGGCGACTATGAGAAGGAAACAGGGACGGTTATCGTTGAAACCTTCCATTCTCGTGATCCTCAACAGGTTCCCGCGGTATTGGTACATAGCCATGGCCCCTTTGCCTGGGGGAAGGATCCTTTGGATGCGGTGCACAACGCTGTGGTCCTTGAAGAAGTTGCCATGATGGCCTGGCATGGCATGGTACTCTGCAAGGAGGGTATCGATCCGATGCAACCTGCTTTGCTGGATAAGCATTATCTGCGCAAGCATGGAAAGAATGCCTATTACGGACAAAAATCTTAG